AGACAGAAGTGAGCCTTAACGGGGACGGCAGAACCTACACCCGCCAGGAAAAAGGCGCTGCTGCCGAGCAGGCGGCCCGAATGTATCTGACTTCACGGGGCTACCACATCCGGGAGTATAACTGGCGCTGCCGGAGCGGAGAACTGGATATTGTCGCGGAGTATGAAGGCGCTCTGGTCTTCATTGAGGTGCGCAGCCGGAGCGGATCAACTGTACAAGGCACTGCGGAGGAGTCGGTCGATGCGCGCAAAATCCGTCAGGTGAGAGAGACGGCCCTGGTGTACCTGCACATGCAGGGACTCCAGCCGGCTGCAATTGCATTCGATGTGATTGCTGTACAGCTTCAGCCGGATTTAAGCATCGCCTCTCTGCGGCATCTCCGGGAAGCCTTTTAGTGGTTTCTGTTTTGCGAAAAACGGGTAGAATTTAACAATTATCCTTGACAGATGCCGGACTTCATGGGTCATTTCTCAAAAGAAGTGGGTAAACATTAGTGTAACTTTTAATGCCACCATGAGGAGGGCTGCCGGAATGAGGAATCAACCAATGAATATACAAGTAAGCTTTACTTGCCAAAATTGTGAGCATAATATAGTAGCGGAACTTGGCGCAGAGCCCTTATCCGTTGTATGCTGCAGTAATTGTAATAAGACATTTACCGTTATGCGGCCTGCAATAGCGGAAGAGATATTGATTGACTGGGAGAATGAAGCGTTATTCCACAAGATGCGTGCTGAGAAAACCCAAGACAGCAACAGCAGTCTCTTGTCACTGGTCATCAATGTGATCGAGCTGTTGACCTGGCGCGACAAGGGCAACGGACAAGTGGAGGCCATTAAGGAAATGCGCAAATGGCTGATCGAGCATGAGGAAGCGCCGCCGGTGGCGGAATTAATACAAATGGATGTGAACCGGCGAGCAGCCAAGCGGAAGTGGAATGATTAAGGAATAAAGCACTTAGCGAAAGCGGGGAACGGTCTTGTCCAAAGTATTTTTCACCTCAGATCATCATTTTGGCCACAAGCTGATCATTGATTTTGAATCGCGGCCTTTTAGCAGTGCGGAAGAGATGGACAAGGTGATGATTGCGAACTGGAATGCTGTGGTAGGCAAGGAGGATACGGTTTTTCATCTTGGAGACTTTTCCTTCAGGAATCAAGAGGATACCTTGAGCATTGTGGCTGCCCTGAACGGGTACAAAATTCTGATACTTGGCAATCATGACCGTGGACGCGGACGGGGCTGGTGGCTGGAAGCCGGGTTTGATGAGGTCAGTGAGTATCCGCTGATATACAAGGAGTTTTTTCTGCTCTCGCATGAGCCAATGTATATGAACAAGCATATGCCTTACGTGAATGTGCACGGACATATTCATGGACAGAAATATGAAGGCAATCATCATTTTAATATTTGTGTGGAGCATTGGAATTACACTCCGTTGTCCTTTGAACAGATCAGGGATTCAGTGGTAGCCAGTGAAGAAGGCTAAAAAATGATTCTTTGGTCATGGTTGCATGATTATGCAAGATGATTGAATTCTGAATTTTGTGCAGCATTTTATGCGCAATAACCTTGCATGTTGTGTAGGGTTGTGGGTATACTGAGTGTAATTGAGCTTACGGAAAAAGAGGAAGCACCTTTTTTCCTGGAAATGAACACCCGCTGCGGGTGTATTTCTGGAGAAGAGGTGCTTATTTGTGTATGGAAAAATGCATAGCGCATGCCTGTATGGCATTGAAGGTGTAATGATTGGAGTGGAGGTGGATCTGGCTAACGGCTTGCCGCAGACCCATATTATCGGTCTGCCGGATTCGGCAGTCAGGGAAGCGGTAGAACGGGTACGGGCCGCCGTTAAAAATTGCGGGTACAGCTATCCCCAGCAGCGGGTGACGATTAATCTGGCCCCGGCCGATCTGCGCAAGGAGGGCTCTGCGTTTGATCTGGCAATTGCCCTCGGGATACTGACGACAAGCGGCCAACTTGTCATGCCGGAAGCCGGACAGATGCTGCTGATTGGTGAGCTTGCGCTCGACGGAAGTCTACGGCCGGTAAATGGGGTATTATCCATGGCCCAGGCTGCGCGGCAGGCCGGAATTCATGCTGTTCTGGTGCCGCCCGGCAATGCGGCTGAAGCTGCCTTAATCGCGGGAATGAAGGTATACACTGCCGGACATTTGCGGGAGCTGCCTCAGCCGGGGCAGCTTCCTCCGCCGACTCCGGTTGAATGGTCTGAAGCAGCCGGATCAGACTCGCCCTTGCCGCAGGCTGATTTGCCGTTTCCGGTATCTGTATCTGTGAGTACTGAAGCATCTTCCAGGAAGCGTCCGCCTGTTCTGGCGTTGTCCCTGGATCATTTGAGATATCATACTGAGCCAGTGGAGAATATTCCCTCCCCGCTCGGGGGGGAGCAGTTCTTCAACGAAGATTACAGCGATGTTATCGGGCAAAATCATGTGAAGCGGGCGCTTACGATTGCGGCTGCGGGGATGCACAATATTATTCTGATCGGCCCTCCAGGCACCGGGAAGAGCATGCTGATTAAGCGGTTACCCGGAATTCTTCCCGAGCTTAATGATCAAGAATCACTTGAGGTGATGAAGATATTCAGTGCTGCCGGGAAGCTTAGAGACGGCGGAGGCGGCTTGCTGCGCGAGCGCCCGTTTCGTTCCCCGCATCATACGATCTCGGCGGCCGGATTGATCGGCGGGGGCGGAATTCCGAAGCCTGGGGAAGTTAGCCTTGCTCACCGCGGCATTCTCTTCCTGGACGAGCTGCCCGAGTTCTCCCGGACTGTGCTTGAAGTGCTCCGCCAGCCGCTGGAGGACGGGATTGTCACCATCAGCCGGGCGAGGGCATCCTTCACCTTCCCTGCCCAGTTCCTGCTTGCCTGCTCCATGAATCCGTGCATGTGCGGATTTCTTGGCAGCGGCAGTGCAGAGCAGCGGTGCAGCTGCAGTCCGGCCAAAATCGCCCAGTACCGGGGCAAAATCTCGGGCCCGCTGCTGGACCGGATGGATATGCAGGTCGATGTGCCGCGCCCAAGGGAAGGAGACAGGAATGTGCCTCCGGTCACGACGGCACAGATGCGTTCTGAGGTACTGCGGGCTCAGACCATTCAGTCGGAGCGATATAAGACTCTGCCGATTTCCTGGAACAGCGAGCTGTCCGGGGCGGCGCTTCGCCGTTATGCTGTGCTGCGGCCGGAAGAGGAGCTGCTGCTCAGCAGTATTCTGGAGAGTCTTGGACTCAGTATGCGGGCGCATGACCGGATTATTAAGCTGGCCCGCACGATTGCCGATCTGGAAGGAACGGAGGAGATTGGCGCTGCCCATCTGGCCGAAGCAGTACAATACCGCAATCTGGACAGGCAGGTCATGGTGGAGGAGGAAGCCTGAAACACCAAAACCCCCGTCCGGGGCCGCCGGACAGGGGGATGCTGAAACGGTATCGGCATGTGTTAGGGGTGATAGAACCGTTTTAACATATTGAAGTTATTCTTACAGCACGTTCAGTTCAACTTCGATATTGCCGCGCGTCGCGCGGGAGTAAGGACATGCGCCATGAGCCGCTTCTACCAGCTGTTTGGCGGTCTCACGGTCAACACCCTTGACCAGAACATCCATCTTCACAGCAATGCCGAACCCGCCGTCTTCCACTTTACCGAAGCTGACAGTAGCGGTTACTTCAGAGCCTTCGATCTTCACCTTGCCCATACGTGCCACCATGTTCAGCGCGCTGTCGAAGCAAGCGGAATATCCGGCTGCGAACAGCTGCTCAGGATTCGTGCCTTCACCGCCGGCGCCGCCCATTTCTCGTGGTGTGCTGATCGCAAGGTTCAGCTTAGGGCTGTCGGATTCGATAGAACCCTGTCTGCCGCCTACGGCTTTTACTGTTGTTTCGTACATTTTCTGTTGGATGGTCATCATATAAATCGCTCCCGTTCGTTTTCATAATGTATTGTACACAACTTAATTTAACACAATTAAAATAAAAGTCAATCTATTTTCCGCTATTAACATGATATTATGTATGAATTGTGATAAACTAATGTCACAAAGGCAGGTGAAGAAGAAATGCAAAAAGAACCCACTACAACCCCTGAGCTTATGCTGGAGAACCAGCTCTGCTTTACGATTTATGCCTGTTCGCGTGAATTTACTAAGCTATACCAGCCTCATCTGGATAAGATCGGATTAACGTATTCGCAGTATCTGGTTATGCTGGTCCTGTGGGAGAGACAGCAATGTACAGTCAAGGAGCTGGGTGAAGCTCTGTTCCTCGATTCAGGCACGCTGACTCCGCTGCTCAAGCGTCTGCAGGCTGCAGGACTAATTTTGCGTGAACGTTCTTTGCAGGATGAGCGGAAGGTGCTTATTTCATTAACGCCCCAAGGCTTGGCGCTGCAGCAGGATGCAATGGGCATTCCCGGCAAAATGGTAGAAGGCACGATGCTCTCCCCGGTAGAGTTCATAGATTTGCTGGGACAATTCAAAAATCTCCTGAACCGGGTGCATGAAGCAAATATTAGCAATTCGAAATCGTAGTCTCGCTCCCATATAAGAATATAGGTTTCGCCGTCCTGAATAAGGGCGGTTAAGCCGTTTAAGCATGGATGTCAATGCAATCGTTCGCATTCCGGCATGAAACCAAGCGAAAATGTATGTATAAATAGTGAAAGTTTTTAAGGAAAGCGTTTTTAAAACATGTTACAATATTCTGGGTTTCACATTCTGGCATATAGGTAATTATAGATATCACCTTGTGATAGGAACTATATGCTACTGGCAGAGAACTGTACCTTTTGCAGCATATGCTTCTGGTGCCAGCGCTCTGCTTGTACCGGGATATTGCCGGTTAACAACCGGTCTGGCCCGGCTTTGGACAATCAAAACGGAATGCGGAATGACCGCAGGCTGCCTGCTACACGGTCACCGCAACACTTTAGGAGGCTTCCGGAATGAATATCCACGAGTATCAGGGAAAAGAAGTACTTAAGAAGTATGGCGTAGCCGTACCGAACGGAAAAGTTGCTTATACAGTGGACGAAGCAGTGGAAGCTGCCGCAGCGCTGGGTACACCTGTGGTTGTAGTCAAAGCGCAGATTCATGCTGGCGGTCGCGGCAAAGCCGGCGGCGTTAAGGTGGCGAAGAACAGTGATGAGGTTCGCGCGTATGCGTCCGAGATCCTCGGCAAGACACTGGTGACCCATCAGACGGGACCCGAAGGCAAGGTAGTGAAGCGGCTGCTGATTGAAGAGGGCTGTCAGATTGTCAAAGAATATTATATCGGTCTGGTTGTGGACCGCGCTTCCGGACGGGTCGTCATGATGGCATCCGAAGAGGGCGGTACGGAGATTGAAGAGGTGGCGGCGACACATCCCGAGAAGATTTTCAAGGAAATCGTTGATCCGGCGGTGGGGCTTCAGACCTTCCAGGCGCGTAAGCTGGCTTACAGTATCGCTATTCCTCCCGAATTGGTGAACAAAGCGGTCAAGTTTATGCAAGCGCTATATCTGGCTTTTGTGGATAAAGATTGCTCGATTGCGGAGATCAACCCGCTGGTCGTTACTGCTGACGGTAATGTCATGGCGCTTGATGCCAAGCTTAACTTCGATTCCAACAGTCTGTTCCGCCACAAGGATATCCTGGAGCTGCGTGATCTGGACGAAGAGGATGCC
The window above is part of the Paenibacillus sp. FSL H8-0048 genome. Proteins encoded here:
- a CDS encoding YraN family protein; protein product: MSLNGDGRTYTRQEKGAAAEQAARMYLTSRGYHIREYNWRCRSGELDIVAEYEGALVFIEVRSRSGSTVQGTAEESVDARKIRQVRETALVYLHMQGLQPAAIAFDVIAVQLQPDLSIASLRHLREAF
- a CDS encoding phosphoesterase; protein product: MSKVFFTSDHHFGHKLIIDFESRPFSSAEEMDKVMIANWNAVVGKEDTVFHLGDFSFRNQEDTLSIVAALNGYKILILGNHDRGRGRGWWLEAGFDEVSEYPLIYKEFFLLSHEPMYMNKHMPYVNVHGHIHGQKYEGNHHFNICVEHWNYTPLSFEQIRDSVVASEEG
- a CDS encoding YifB family Mg chelatase-like AAA ATPase, translating into MYGKMHSACLYGIEGVMIGVEVDLANGLPQTHIIGLPDSAVREAVERVRAAVKNCGYSYPQQRVTINLAPADLRKEGSAFDLAIALGILTTSGQLVMPEAGQMLLIGELALDGSLRPVNGVLSMAQAARQAGIHAVLVPPGNAAEAALIAGMKVYTAGHLRELPQPGQLPPPTPVEWSEAAGSDSPLPQADLPFPVSVSVSTEASSRKRPPVLALSLDHLRYHTEPVENIPSPLGGEQFFNEDYSDVIGQNHVKRALTIAAAGMHNIILIGPPGTGKSMLIKRLPGILPELNDQESLEVMKIFSAAGKLRDGGGGLLRERPFRSPHHTISAAGLIGGGGIPKPGEVSLAHRGILFLDELPEFSRTVLEVLRQPLEDGIVTISRARASFTFPAQFLLACSMNPCMCGFLGSGSAEQRCSCSPAKIAQYRGKISGPLLDRMDMQVDVPRPREGDRNVPPVTTAQMRSEVLRAQTIQSERYKTLPISWNSELSGAALRRYAVLRPEEELLLSSILESLGLSMRAHDRIIKLARTIADLEGTEEIGAAHLAEAVQYRNLDRQVMVEEEA
- a CDS encoding organic hydroperoxide resistance protein, whose protein sequence is MMTIQQKMYETTVKAVGGRQGSIESDSPKLNLAISTPREMGGAGGEGTNPEQLFAAGYSACFDSALNMVARMGKVKIEGSEVTATVSFGKVEDGGFGIAVKMDVLVKGVDRETAKQLVEAAHGACPYSRATRGNIEVELNVL
- a CDS encoding MarR family winged helix-turn-helix transcriptional regulator: MQKEPTTTPELMLENQLCFTIYACSREFTKLYQPHLDKIGLTYSQYLVMLVLWERQQCTVKELGEALFLDSGTLTPLLKRLQAAGLILRERSLQDERKVLISLTPQGLALQQDAMGIPGKMVEGTMLSPVEFIDLLGQFKNLLNRVHEANISNSKS
- the sucC gene encoding ADP-forming succinate--CoA ligase subunit beta, coding for MNIHEYQGKEVLKKYGVAVPNGKVAYTVDEAVEAAAALGTPVVVVKAQIHAGGRGKAGGVKVAKNSDEVRAYASEILGKTLVTHQTGPEGKVVKRLLIEEGCQIVKEYYIGLVVDRASGRVVMMASEEGGTEIEEVAATHPEKIFKEIVDPAVGLQTFQARKLAYSIAIPPELVNKAVKFMQALYLAFVDKDCSIAEINPLVVTADGNVMALDAKLNFDSNSLFRHKDILELRDLDEEDAKEIEASKFDLSYIALDGNIGCMVNGAGLAMATMDIIKYYGGEPANFLDVGGGATTEKVTEAFKIILSDDKVNGIFVNIFGGIMRCDVIATGVVEAARQLGLTKPLVVRLEGTNVALGKEILAGSGLNIVAADSMADGARKIVALV